Genomic DNA from Candidatus Sphingomonas phytovorans:
AGGTGGTCGATGCCTGCACCAGGGCGACGAATTGCGGGGAGCTGGCCAGCGACACCATCATCCACGACGCACCGACCGATTGAATCAGGCCGCCGAAATTGGACGCGAGGTTGGCGATCCATACCTCGCGGAAGATCGGGATCGAGAAAGCCGAGGCTGGCCTGGCGGAGTCGGGCGCGGTGGCTGGCATGGCATGTCGTTGCGGCAAGCCGCCCGCGATGCCAAGCCTCGTCATGCCATAATCGCCGCTGATCTTCGAGCCGGAGGAGGCAGGTTTCATAGCGCGCGGGATGCCTGAGGGGGCAATGTCAGCGGCAGTTCAATGGCGACCACCTCGCCAAAGCGGCCCTTCGCGTTTCACACCGGCAGCATCAAGGATTTCTAGTCGTCCCCGGCCGGCTTCGGCAGCAACAGCGCCAGCAGGATCGACCGGCACTCGCCGTCGATCTCGCCATCAAGCAGTTCCGGGCGGAACCGCCGCTGGAACGCCACCACCGCGGCGAGCTTGTTCGAGACGTCGTACCCGAACCGCTCCAGCGCGATCAGGAAGCCGGCGTCGGTCCACATCGGATCCATCAGGTTCCTGGTCGGCCGCGGCAGCGCAAGGCGCAGTCGGGCAAGCCTATTCCAGGGGAACAGCTCGCCCGGATCCTGTTTCCGCGGCGGGGCGATGTCCGAATGGCCGACGACATTGCCGCGCGTGATACCATGGCGCTCCTTGATCGTCGCGACCAGCGGCACCAGCGCGTCGATCTGCTGCTCGGGAAAAGGCTGGTAGCCGAACTCATGGCCCGGATTGACTATCTCGATCCCGATGCTCGCGCTGTTGACGTCCTCGATCCCTCGCCAGCGCGACTTGCCGGCGTGCCAGGCGCGCTTGTCCTCGGCGACCATGCGAAGCACCGTGCCGTCCTCGGCGACCAGATAATGCGCCGAGACCTTCGCCTCCGGGTCGCGCAGCCGGTCGATCGCCGACTGCGCGTCCTTCATGCCGGTATAGTGCAGGACGATCATCGAGATCCCTAGCGTCCGCTCGTCGAAATTGGGCGACGGCGTATCGATGATCGTCATGGTGTATCCCCTGCGCGTGCGGTCCTGATCGTGACGATCGCAACCCCGATCATCGCGATAGCACCGCCGGTCAGCATAAGCATGGTCGGTGGCGTGTCGAAATACCAGCCGGTCGCAAACACGGCGATGACCGGCGAGGCCAGGGTCAGCGGCGTGACGACACTGACCGGGTGGCGCTGCAGCAGCCACGACATCGCCCCCTGCCCCATCACTGACGATCCGACCGCTGAAAAGACGACCCAGCCGAACGTCTTCAGCGGAATATGGGGGATCGAGCGCATTGCCTCCGGTTCGACGGCGAGGGCGATCGTGCCGAGGATGATCGATCCCCAAAGGCCGATCCACGCATAGATGGTCAGCACGGGCACGCCGATCAGCTTGCGCTGGATCAGCGAGCAGATCGCCCAGATGAAGCTCGCCAGCGCGGTCAGCGCAAGCCCGGGAATTTCATTGACCATGGTCGGGTCGAACACCAGCAGGCCCACGCCGGCGACCGACAGGGCGATGCCGGCAATCCGCGGCAGGTGGATCTTTTCCCGAAACACGACAATCGCCAGCAACAGCGAGAACGGCACGCCCAGTTGCCCGGCGATGGCCAGCGCACCGACATTGTGCGTGATCGAAAGCGACAGGTTGGTCGCGACGTAGAAGGCGCCCCCCGACAGCATGCCGAGCGCGGTCAGGGCCCACATCCGGCCCGCGATGATCCGGAGCGAGCCGAGGCAGACGAGCAGGACAAGCGCCTGCCGAAGGAAGCCCGCGGTCAGCGGCGCGATCTCGCTCACCGCCATCTTCACGGCAATGATGTTGAGACCCCACAGGATGTTCATCGCGGCCACGACGATCAGGTCGCGCGCGCCGAAACCTCTTGCCTGCCCCTCACTGGAAATCGCCTGCCCCATGACGGGCCGCTTGCGGCCTGTCCCCGCGAATGTAAACCGCCGATCAGACGGCGACGGCAGTCTCTCGCGCCGCCACGCCGGTCGGCTCGTAGAGTCCGCGGTAGCGCGGGCTCGGGCGGAACGCCCCGGTCTGCCCGATCACCGTCTCTCCGGCGCCGAGCACCAGCAACGCCCCCGGCCGCGCCACCTCGGCCAGCCGGTCGAACACGCGGGTGCGCAGCGAGGCCGAGAGATAGAGCAGCACGTTGCGGCACAGGATGATGTCGAACCGGCCGATCGGCAGCGGATCGGCGACCAGGTTGAGCTTGCGGAACGAGATCTGCCGGACGAGTTCCGGCTTCGCGATCCAGTCCCCGCCCACCGGATCGAACCATTGCATCATCCGGCGGATCGGGAGGCCGCGCTGGATCTCGAACTGCGAATAGCGTCCGGCACGCGCCCGTGCGAGCGCTGCTTCCGACACGTCGGTCGCGACGATCTCGGGCGAGACCGCGCCGGTCGCCGTATCGCGCTCGGTGAACAGCATCGCCAGCGACAGCGGCTCCTGGCCGAGCGAGCAGCCGGCCGACCAGATACGGATGCGACGGCTGAGGCCTTCGGCGCGCATCGCATCGACCGCGTCAGCGATCATGTCGAGCACCGCCGCGTCGCGGAAGAAGGAGCTTTCCTGGTTGAGCAGCGCGTCGACCACCTGGTCGCCCACACCGGGCGAGCGCAGCACTTCGCCGACCAGATCGTCGAGCGTCTCGTGCCCGCGGTCGCGCATCAGCGGCTTCAGCGCGGTCTCGATGCGCCATTCGCGATTGGCCGCGATCTGCTGGCCGGTGCGCGATTCGAGCAGGGCGGCAAGCACGTTGAGAGCGCCAGCGGGCCGTGTGTGAGGTGCAGGCATCAACATCCGGGCCTCCGGCGCGACGCCACCATTTTTCCGATATCCGTCGGCGGCATGATCGCGCAGGCGGTGCCGTTGGTCGCCACCGCGCCCGGCATGCCCCATACGACCGAGCTCGCCTGGTCCTGCACCACGACGCTGCCGCCACGGTCGACGATATGCTGTGCCCCGTCGGCCCCGTCGCGGCCCATGCCGCTCAGCACGATGCCCAGAGCGCGCGACCCGAACACCTCGGCAAGGCTGTCGAACATCGGGTCGACCGACGGCATGCACCCGCTCTTCGACGGATCGCTGGAAAGCCGGATGGCGGCGCCGTCGCTGGTGCCGACGCAACGGATATGCGCGGTGCCTGAAGCGATGATCACCCGGCCCGGACGGATTCGCATATGATCGGTCGCGACGTCGCAGGGGCGGCGGGCCAGCACCGCCACCTGCGCCGCGAAATAGGGCATGAAGCTGTCGGGCAGATGCTGGGTGATCAGGATCGGCAGCTGGAAGCTCGACGGAATCTCGCGAAGCAGGAGGCTCAGCGCATGGATGCCGCCGGTCGAGGCGCCGATCGCCACGATATCGAATCCGCCGCCGGCCCGATCGGTCGCGAGCGGCATGTCGCCGGGGGAAGCATGCGTGGTTTCGAACAG
This window encodes:
- a CDS encoding chemotaxis protein CheB, which gives rise to MPLGSPLATGRLVESRDRPRILIVDDSVVARAVIARAIDLSGKFAVAGAVPHAKAALAFLQAQQVDGILLDIEMPGMSGLTALPELIAASAGAKVLVVSSACGDGAAATIEALSLGAADTLVKPDIGDFAGRFSAVLEEKLTRLFETTHASPGDMPLATDRAGGGFDIVAIGASTGGIHALSLLLREIPSSFQLPILITQHLPDSFMPYFAAQVAVLARRPCDVATDHMRIRPGRVIIASGTAHIRCVGTSDGAAIRLSSDPSKSGCMPSVDPMFDSLAEVFGSRALGIVLSGMGRDGADGAQHIVDRGGSVVVQDQASSVVWGMPGAVATNGTACAIMPPTDIGKMVASRRRPGC
- a CDS encoding protein-glutamate O-methyltransferase CheR; this translates as MPAPHTRPAGALNVLAALLESRTGQQIAANREWRIETALKPLMRDRGHETLDDLVGEVLRSPGVGDQVVDALLNQESSFFRDAAVLDMIADAVDAMRAEGLSRRIRIWSAGCSLGQEPLSLAMLFTERDTATGAVSPEIVATDVSEAALARARAGRYSQFEIQRGLPIRRMMQWFDPVGGDWIAKPELVRQISFRKLNLVADPLPIGRFDIILCRNVLLYLSASLRTRVFDRLAEVARPGALLVLGAGETVIGQTGAFRPSPRYRGLYEPTGVAARETAVAV
- a CDS encoding N-acetylmuramoyl-L-alanine amidase, which translates into the protein MTIIDTPSPNFDERTLGISMIVLHYTGMKDAQSAIDRLRDPEAKVSAHYLVAEDGTVLRMVAEDKRAWHAGKSRWRGIEDVNSASIGIEIVNPGHEFGYQPFPEQQIDALVPLVATIKERHGITRGNVVGHSDIAPPRKQDPGELFPWNRLARLRLALPRPTRNLMDPMWTDAGFLIALERFGYDVSNKLAAVVAFQRRFRPELLDGEIDGECRSILLALLLPKPAGDD
- a CDS encoding DMT family transporter → MGQAISSEGQARGFGARDLIVVAAMNILWGLNIIAVKMAVSEIAPLTAGFLRQALVLLVCLGSLRIIAGRMWALTALGMLSGGAFYVATNLSLSITHNVGALAIAGQLGVPFSLLLAIVVFREKIHLPRIAGIALSVAGVGLLVFDPTMVNEIPGLALTALASFIWAICSLIQRKLIGVPVLTIYAWIGLWGSIILGTIALAVEPEAMRSIPHIPLKTFGWVVFSAVGSSVMGQGAMSWLLQRHPVSVVTPLTLASPVIAVFATGWYFDTPPTMLMLTGGAIAMIGVAIVTIRTARAGDTP